A stretch of DNA from Pseudoliparis swirei isolate HS2019 ecotype Mariana Trench chromosome 5, NWPU_hadal_v1, whole genome shotgun sequence:
CAAATAAATGTTAGAgttcaataataaaaaatacattttactgaGAGATGAacaaagaggcttttaaaaccaGTATTTTCTCTCTAATGCACCAAACACAGTAAATAATGTGTAACAAATAATGTGTAAACAAATGGAAACTTAATCAAAATAGAAGTATTACGTTAAAATGTTGAGTGACTAACACTCAATAGATCCTATACTCACCACTAGGTGGCAATATTCATTTATCTAAATTATATAGTTCAATAGAGTCAAACCTGTGATAGTGGTTCTAGTGTACTTCCCTTTTccatttcctcttcctgttctcACCCACTTTCCCTTCTGGGCTCAAAGTCTCGTCTCATGTCGTCGAATGTTGTCGAGCCGTTCAGAAGTCGTGGCTGATCAGCGTTAAAGACGTTCACAGGAAGACAGAAGGCATCCATCCTGCTCTGACTCACACCTGGAACTGGAATGGACATCGCTGACTATCGCCCCTGCAGATGTTGATGGGAATTATGGAGATCCAGAGTGTATAAAAGAAGATTTCAAAAGTTATAAAGTTGTTCCTGATACAATTCTCAAACCACTGCCTTTGTGGAGGTTATTTTTAAGTGATACATTCCTTTTCCTTTACCATCGGGTCTCCGTATTGTTTGagtaaatgttgatttaaaTCTCGCAGCAGTCCAAGATCAAACTGATCATTTCTGTAAATGAGTTAtatatcacattacattacatgtcatgtatAGCCAATACTAGACAACAGGGGGACTTTTCTTTTGAAACCAACTGCATCTAAACTGTGAGTGGTTTAAAACAGGGATGAACAGAGAAGTGgaagaaagtaaaaaaacagaacaacctctgaaatgtaatttaaacCAGAACGAAGGCTTTCTGCCAAAAGGTTTATTTTAATGGCCCTGAAACGAAAGAGCAGGATGCATttggttcatgtgtgtgtgtgtggggggggagggggggggaatgaatATCTTTCTCCCGAGGTCCACGCATAATACCCAGGATGTATTTGTGagggaggaaaataaataaacatctcTGCGCTCCTCTGCCTCTGAAGCGGCGACATCATATCACCGTGTCGCTGGAGGTACACGTGCTGACAGgcttggtctgtgtgtgtgtgtgtgtgtggggggggagctaATCTCACTGCTGGGTCattgagtcctcctcctcctcttcttcttcttcttcaccacccACACATCTcttccacacacagacacaaaccatccagccaatcacagcctctcctcctttcctgttCCCTCCACCTGCGTCACTCTGCATGTGTTGCCATGGCGATCGCCGATCGCTCCACCCACACTCGCCTCTCTCGGTAGAGGAGGATGAAGCCGATGATGCGGGCGGGCCCCGCACACGTCATCGTTTCCCTCGGGAGCTGAGGTTTATTTTTACCGGCGGGCACAACGTAGCCACGCCGCCAACATATTTATGGAACCGCAGCTAATCGCAGCCTGGAAacacatccctctctctctctctctctctctctctctctctctctctctctctctctctccctctctctctctctctctccctccccctctctctctctcctctctctccctctctctctctctctctctctctctctctctctctctctctctctctctctctctctctctctctctctctctctctctctctctctctctctctctctctctctctctctctctctacattcaCCTCACATCATCCTTCAAAAGCACCGTTGTATTCCTTGAATTGAGATGGTAGCAATAGTCTTTTTTTGTAGGTGTAACCGGAGTCACATCAGATGCACATGTTCATCATCCatgtggaggtcagaggtcacggtccCCCACAGAGCCCCGGAGCGAAGAGAGGTTCAGGGGCCGCGGGGCTTTTgcacaatcaatcaaactttttattacagactcgagatccagatagtacaaaacatttaaatataataaaaaacatacaaaaccacaagtaaaaaaactaaaaacaaagaagtacacatgctttatacataaacagctgtaccagtgtctccacatcTGGGATGggtacttttatatatatttatttttcaaaatgtgtttatttgatttttcttttccttcaaggaagaacaagttacaaatacagtaaatataaaaaacaagctactagacaataatacaataaaaattaaaataatgatacaaataaaataaattatataaaatgacactcaatactgAAGTGTCAGTTTATAtaatgtgacctttgacctctttggTGTAAATGTTGATGATAAATATGAAAATCAACTTTCGAATACAAAGTTTACGTGTGTGGgtttaaaacaatgtttttgtgtgtgtttgatataatatgtgtgtattcGTGTAGTTGATacaatgtgtgtgcgtgggggagggggggggtgatacaatgtgtgtatgtgtcggtTTGAtacaatgtgtgtatgtgtcggtttgatacaatgtgtgtgtgtgtgcgtgtgtttgtgtgtgtgtgtgtttgatacaatgtgtgtgtatttgtgtagttgatacaatatgtgtgtgtgtttgtgtatgtgtgtttgatacaatgtgtgtgtgatataatgtgtgtgtttgatacaatgtgtgtgtgatataatgtgtgtgtttgatacaatgtgtgtgtgatataatgtgtgtgtttgatacaatgtgtgtgtgatataatgtgtgtgtgtgtcctaccaaTGGCACACTCATTGGTAGGACTTTtcatatttgataaaaacacgATGATCTCATTTTTCCGAGTCAATAACCCggcagataataataatagttcaaACTTACAGAGCGCTTTCctgaatacacaaagacgcAGATATATTTGTCCATAAGATTTGTTAGAATTCTTAGGCTTCTTAAATAAGCACAAATATGACTAAAAGAAACCGTTTCCTTCTCAGAGGAAATGCAGCCATGAGTTTTCCCCTCTCAGCCTCgtggggtcaaaaggtcaaacgtcatgtgaccctctccgGGCGTGTCCGCTCTGAAATCACCAAAACAACTTCCTCACGCCTCGTTTCCTCTCACTCCTCGCCAGGTGCTGTTCCTATGAGCCGGTGGGTTCCTCGCAGGTCTCTGATTGGTCCTTTCCCTTGACGGGCGTGGCTCTGGGTCGCCATGGTGACCCGGTCCCAGTAGCCCCCCCTCAGGCCTGCTGCAGGGACCCAGAGGATCCCCTCAGCTTGGACCtcacgtcatgtgacctgcaTGTTTTTAGACTGTATGGAGACACCCGGGCACTcaggggaaacacacacacacacacattgtatttaacacatacacacacacacattgtatcaaacaaacacacacacaaacacacacacacacacacacattgtatcaaacaaacacacacacaaacacacacacacacattgtatcaaacaaacacacacacaaacacacacacacacattgtatcaaacgcacacacagacacacattgtatcaaacacaaacatacacacacattgtatcaaatacacacacataaacacacacacacgcacacattgtattaaacacacacacacattgtatcaaacaaacacacacacaaacacacacacacgcacgttgtatcaaacacaaacatacacgcacattggatcaaatacacacacataaacacacacacacacacattgtattaaacacacatacacacacacattggatcaaacacacacacaaactcacatagtatcaaacccccacacacacattgtatcacccccccccccacacacacacacactcattgtatcaaacacacacatcacacacacattgtatcaaacaaacacacacacaaacacacacacacacattgtatcaaacgcacacacagacacacattgtatcaaacacaaacatacacacacattgtatcaaatacacacacataaacacacacacacgcacacattgtattaaacacacacacacattgtatcaaacaaacacacacacaaacacacacacacgcacattgtatcaaacacaaacatacacgcacattggatcaaatacacacacataaacacacacacacacacattgtattaaacacacatacacacacacattggatcaaacacacacacaaactcacatagtatcaaacccccacacacacattgtatcaccccccccacacacacacacactcattgtatcaaacacacacactcattgtatcaaacacacacatcacacatcgaCTTTTTATTATAAAGTTGATTTGCATATTTATCAttaaagaggtcaaaggtcacatccCTTTAGCTCCTCAGAAATATATTCTCATGAAGCCAGAATGGTGATGTAAGTGTATCAAGATACAAGTGTATAAAGATATAAGTATATAAAGATATACGTGTATAAAGATACAAGTATATAAAGATATAAGTGCAGCAAAAGAAAGTgaaacttttagtttctacttgTTTCTCACATGGAGTCGTGACCTTGATCTTTATCGTCTTTGAGGAGCGCCGTGTTCTCTCCTGAACGCCTCTGGTTCCTCCGCCTGAGGAGCTGAATGACACCTGATGCTCTGGAGTCCAGGAGCCTCACGGGGCCCTGAACCTCACGGGCCccgctgctccgctcaggacacaCTGTTCTGACCCTCTGGTTCTGACCCGAGCTCTCAGGTCATCACGTCCCGTCTCTGATTTCTGTCTCTGATTTCTTCACTGAGGTGATTCATGAACCGACTTCAGTTTGAGTcaaaacattttgttgttgtgcatAACTGAAGTTCATAATTGGACCAACCCGCtgcgtgacctcctgacctctggGCTCACGGAGGGATTCGACCTCTGAAGTGAAACTCCGACCCGTCTCTGACCTGTTGTGTTAAACTCTCACTTTATGGTTAAACATCTATTCCAAACGTCTCGGACGCTGACGACAGAATCTTCTCTTCGCAGCTGTTGAacctgaggaagacgaggaagacgagTCCATCGATTACAAGACATCACACTTTATGTTTACATCATTGAGAGGACATATTAGGTCATGTTTAACTCTCAATgtattatctgtgtgtgtgtgtgtgccgtcagctccacccctctctctctctctctctctctctctcccactccctctttccctctccctctccctctatctctctctctctccctctctccctccctctctctttccctctctctctctctcccactccctctttccctctccctctccctctctctcctctcctctcctcctctcctctcctctctctctctccctctccctctctctctctctctctctctccctctctctctctcctctttccctctccctctctctctatctctctctctcctccctctctcctctctctgtctctctcctctttcctctcctctctctctatctctctctccctctccctctccctctttccctctctctccctctccctctttctctctctttccctctctctctctctctctctctcgctctctccctcctctcttcctctctcttactccctctatctctctctctccctccctctctctctctccctctctctctctctcctctcctctttccctccctctctctctctctctctatctctctctctccctctctctctctctctctccctctctccctctctctctatctatctctctccctctctctctccctctccctttccctctccctctctctctatctctctatctctctctctctccctccctctctccctctctctgtctctctccctctccctctttccctctccctctctctctccctctctctctatctctctccctctccctctttccctctctctccctctttctctctctttccctctctctatctctctctctctctctctctctcccacctctctccctccctctctctctctctttccctcatctctcctctgtttGTTTACTCCCACTCagccccctccctcttcctctcccccgccccctcccaccTCCACTTCCGCTCCAGTGTTCAGAGGTCTGACGTCACAGGGTCCATCACGTGATCCGCCCACACGAGGCCTATACCTGTGACGCACACACCTCCTCCCGTGTAACCCTTCACGAGCTgcagagcacaacaacaacaacattaaaggAACAATTCAAACACTTGACTgtcgaagtgtgtgtgtgtgtgtagtctacACAATACAGTGTGTAGAAGATGGTATGTGTATAATAACTGAAACAAAATTAGCATATTTGGGGAATAGTCCGCAACGATGACCATGTGTTGTCACCCTGGACAACCGGAGCTGctctgatgacgtcaccacactGAAGACCTCATTCATTCTCACTAAAAGTGACCTGAAACAAACACTGGGGTTAGGACAGTacatacaaatgaaaataaaggaaattatgttacatttaaattaaaagtgccaatttgatattaattaaaacattgaaagttaaaaaaatataacatttgTGATAGAAAATGACTCATAAATGGAAACTGAAATGATCACGTGACCTTTTCATAGCGCGTGAGCCAGAGTTGAAACTCATGTTGAAATCAGATCAGTTTCAGATTCCACTTCCCTAAATGAGTTTGTGCTCTATAAAACAGAAGTATAATCATTTTGTGAGGACAACATTGTGCAAGCTGATATTTATATGAACCCTTATGGACTCACAGCACGCTGTCGGTGTGAAGGCCTCACACACTTCAGATGTCTCCTGATGTTTGAGGGTCTCCCTCCCTCGGAGGACAACTGACACCGTGATGACGTCAAGCAGCTTCAACCCGAGAGGTCTCATGCGGATGAATGAGTGAATAAAGTACAAGGCAGACGTGTACCCCTCAAATGGAAGCTCTTAAACTATAATTCCAGgcatttatttagtattttaggatttagtatttagtatttagtattgtttctgtgttactgtgttttatttttaatttccaataatgctctgatgtgcacccgctgctgtgatcctgaaatgtcatGTGGGACTAAAAagggaatatcttatcttatctaatcTTATTTTATGACTATATAACAAAGTGAAAACTCATTTTTTTGGATTCACCAAAATACAATAAAGAGACTTTGATGGAGTCCAACTGTGTCACCATTCTTTTCAATTAGAACAGTTTTTAATATACACATGAAAAtgaacaaatacatacataaaaactACATTTGTAGACATATAAAAACCCTTACACTTAAATATGAATGAACGTAGTGTAAAAGCCATCTCATCGTGATAAATATTGCTAATAACATATCATGAATAACCCATAGGGCTGTATGTCTGTATagctgtgtctcctcctctcttttcggGTTGTTAGTTAAATTAAAGTCTGGCAAACCTAATGTCTGCCCAGTGCGCGCGCGCTGCTGTGACATAACGGAACGTGCCAGCCTAGAAAAGCTGGAGGCGGCGCGCGCAGCGTGCAGTTCACGCAGCTCCTGCCGGAGAAGAAGACCGGTGAGGAGAGTCTGACGGCCCGGTGTTTCCTCCACTGCTCCCCCGCGAGGTGATGGGCAAGGCGCCGCGCGGCTATTAGACTTCCGGTTTGATTCATAATGATGAAGAAGGACATCCACGTGAGCCTGGCGCACGACGCGGACCTCAAGCCGCATCTCCGCGACGCCGCCGCCGACAGCCTTCTGCTCTGCTCCCCGGACCTGGGGCTCCTGAAGCTGGCCTCCCCGGAGCTGGAGAGGCTGATCATCCAGTCCAACGGGATGGTCACCACCTCGCCGACGCTGCCCCAGTTCCTCTACCCGAAGGCGGGCGCGGACGAGCAGGAGTTCGCGGAGGGCTTCGTGAAGGCACTGGAGGATCTGCACAAGCAGAACCAGCTGagcggcggcgcggcggcgcAGAGCGGCGGCGGCCTGGAGCTGTGCGCCAGCCTGCAGGGCCCGGTGCCGGTGCAGCCGGACCACCTCCCGGTGTACACCAACCTGAACAGTTACGGCGGCGGGACGCTGGACAACACCGTGCACTACTCCGCGGACGCGGTCCCGGAGCCGTGTCGGGTCCAGCCGCTGAAGGAGGAGCCTCAGACGGTGCCGGACGTGCAGAGCTTCGGGGAGAGCCCCCCGATGTCCCCCATCGACATCGACGTCGACGTCGACGTCGACACCGACTCCCACGACAACGTGAAGGCCGAGAGGAAGAGGCTCCGGAACCGCATCGCAGCCTCCAAGTGCCGGATGCGCAAACTGGAGCGCATCTCGCGGCTGGAGGACAAGGTCAAGTCCCTGAAGAACCACAACACGGACCTGGCCTCCACGGCGGACCTGCTGCGGGACCAGGTGGCGCACCTGAAGCAGCGCGTCCTCACGCACGTCAACAGCGGCTGCCAGGTGCTGCCGCACGAGGTCCAGGTGCACTAGGACCGGACCGGGACTCCAGCTTTATGGACTTGATTCATGTCGGCGTGGCCCGGATGCTCCAGAGGAATcgatgaagggatgaaggaaggaaggaaggaagggaggaaagactATAATACTACTATAATGAGAGGGACGAGACTATTGGATTTGAGAAGGACATTTCACATTGCTCCACGCTGATCCACATTGCTCCACATTGCTCCACATTGCTCCACGCTGATCCACATTGCTCCACATTGCTCCACATTGCTCCACACTGATCCACATTGCTCCACATTGCTCCACACTGATCCACATTGCTCCACATTGCTCCACATTGCTCCACACTGATCCACATTGCTCCACATTGCTCCACATTGCTCCACACTGATCCACATTGCTCCACACTGATCCACATTGATCCACACTGATCCACATTGATCCACATTGATCCACACTGATCCACATTGATCCACATTGATCCACATTGATCCACACTGATACCCACATTGCTCCACATTGCTCCACATTGCTCCACATTGATCCACACAGATCTACATTGCTCCACACTGATCCACATTGATCCACATTGCTCCACACTGATCCACACATGATCCACATTGATCCACACTGATCCACACATGATCCACATTGATCCACACTGATCCACATTGATCCACATTGATCCACATTGCTCCACACTGATCCACACATGATCCACATTGATCCACATTGATCCACACTGATCTACATTGCTCCACATTGCTCCACACTGATCCACACTGATCCAAATTGCTCCACATTGCTCCACACTGATCCACACATGATCCACATTGATCCACATTGCTCCACATTGATCCACACTGATCCACATTGATCCACATTGCTCCACATTGCGCCACACTGATCCACACATGATCCACATTGATCCACATTGCTCCACATTGCTCCACACTGATCCACATTGATCCACACTGATCCACATTGCTCCACATTGCTCCACACTGATCCACACATGATCCACATTGATCCACATTGCACCACATTGCTCCACACTGATCCACATGCGCCTCCAATCAGAGTTAATGGTGAACTTTAAAACTGTTGTTCATAGACGTTGTTCCTATGTGAGGAGGTGAAGTTATTGAACAGCAGTAAACTGTTTACTGGCTTCTGATAAAGGAAACACTCTTTATTCAACTTTATTGACAGACATCAGTAAATGTTTTCCATGTAAAGATGTTTACAGACTAGATCTGTCTCTATTCTCAAACCTGTGCCAAACACACTGACAATAGTTCTACAGTGattttaatataatatgtatttatgagATGACTGTAGGAAGACATGCACATACATCCGTATTTTAATGCAAAACATAAGATAACATAATAATCTACATATATAGACCATTTACCATTTATTTCTGGGAACTATTTGCATGTTGTTTACATATTTGAATGTTTCCCACAGCTGGTGTCAAAGGTGCAATTATTCAGTGTTTATAATATTTAGTCTTTTCGGTGTGGGACATTTGTATCATTCATTTTAAAATTGTGTTTAGTTTCATAAAGTTATTCAACTAATGTTGACTGAAACTTCTGTTCTCTTGTTTTTTATTACACAATATACTTATAATAACACGGAAATGATTTTTATTACGTTACAGTATATTAAATGAAACAATAGGAGCTTATTTTGTGGTTTATGGTCATTACatagaatatgtatatatatatatatgtttgtgtagttGCTCCTCTGATGGAGAATGAATTAGAGAAATCAGTGTTGTATAATAACCAGAATgtagcatgtgtctgtgtgtgtgtgtgtgtgtgtgtgtgtgtgtgtgtgtgtgtgtgtgtgtgtgtgtgtgtgtgtgtgtgtgtgtgtgtgtgtgtgtgtgtgtgtgtaggtgtgtgtgcgtgtgtgtgtaagaatcACCATCACATCACCAGCCTGGATTTCTGCTCCCTCTGCTGGTCACATTTGGAACTGCACATGAAGTCGACCTCACTGGTTGAACATGACGTCCTGAtttatatgatttatttgtgtttattgatTCTTTAGAAATAGTGTCCACTCAAAGTTTTAGAAAAAGTTCTACTAACTTAAATATGTCAAGTTGGTgtaacatgttcttcttttcaagcactatatatattataattattataatatgtttttattaaatagatagatagatagatagatatatactttattaatccccaaggggaaatttgtcgtgacagtagcagcaacacacaagaataaaaaacaaaacacaaaatataagaaacagggatgaaagatatagaagtatacaagtaaaataaaagtaaaatacaaaacaaaatatatatgtaaataataaaacacacatgcatacacaacacacaacaacactgacaaatcaaatacaaaaatattaaatatagacagagtgcaaaaagcaaagtgtgtgtatgagtgcagagcaaatgaaatgaaatgtgtgtgtatgtgtgtagtgcaaacaaatgagatgtgtgaagtgcagatcaacatagtgtaagtattcagctattgcactatgatctggcaagaggtgatctgttgtagagcctcatagccgccggcaggaatgttctcctgtatctgtccttgtggcagcggagcgtgaggagacgtctggagaaagtcctcctctggccctgcaggaggtggtggagagggtggtccgggtggagagggtggtccgggttgtccaatatggacagcagtttcttcaacgtcctcctctccaccacctgttccaggtgctccagctggcagccgatgatggagccagccttcctaaccagtctgttagacggctggtgtcaccggctccgatgctgctcccccagcagacaatggcaaagtgcagcacactggcgacaaccgactggtagaataactccagcatcttgctgcacacgttgaaggatcgaagctttctcaggaaaaagagtcgactcatccccttcttgtacacagcgttgatgttggccttccagttcagtcggccgtcgatggagacgcccaggtactggtcctcctccaccatgtccacgtccactcccaggacactcagagggggaggagctgtcgccttcctcctgaagtccaccaccatctctctggtcttggccacgttcagccgcaggtggttctcatcggcccactttagaatagaatatacacttttattaatccccaaggggaaattagttctctgcatttaacccatccttagttattaaggagcagtgggctgcggtgaagcgcccgggaagcaactgggggttcagtgccttgctcaaggacacttcgacttgcaactaatggggagagcggggatcgaacccacaaccctgcggttgcaggacggccctcttaccccactgagctaaagccgcccaaagtcgctcaccactgccctgtactcctcctcccgtccatccctaatacacccgaccactgcagagtcatcagagtacttctgcagatggcatgactccgtgttgtactggaagtcactggtgtacagggtgaagaggaagggagacagaacagttccctgtggggctccaacatcactgaccaccgttccagacagcacacgccccattctgacaaactgtggtctgcctgtgaggtagtcagtgatccaggagatggtggacgcgtccacaccgaccacccgcagcttctcactcagcagcagtggctggatggtgttaaatgcactggagaagtcacaTGGAACTATTTTGTGTATAAGTAAgcataagtttaaaaaaaacttaagtCCAAC
This window harbors:
- the LOC130193884 gene encoding transcription factor JunD-like; its protein translation is MMKKDIHVSLAHDADLKPHLRDAAADSLLLCSPDLGLLKLASPELERLIIQSNGMVTTSPTLPQFLYPKAGADEQEFAEGFVKALEDLHKQNQLSGGAAAQSGGGLELCASLQGPVPVQPDHLPVYTNLNSYGGGTLDNTVHYSADAVPEPCRVQPLKEEPQTVPDVQSFGESPPMSPIDIDVDVDVDTDSHDNVKAERKRLRNRIAASKCRMRKLERISRLEDKVKSLKNHNTDLASTADLLRDQVAHLKQRVLTHVNSGCQVLPHEVQVH